The DNA region TCAATCTCCCTTACCAGCTGCTCCACCAATTCTTCCTCACTCTCTTTGCCGGTCATCAAGGACCCATCAACCTCCTGTTTAGATGAGTGATTACCACACTTCACCTCATCATGTGGCCAATATTATCTCTCACACCTATCACTCACCAACACTCCTACTTTCTCACTTACTTAACTCATCAACCTGAACCTGTGCATTTCAAACAAGCCATACAATAGCCAAATTGGATCAAGGCCATAAATGAGGAACTAGCAGTCTTAGAACTCAATAACAGATGGGAATTGTCTACTCTTCCTGATGGTAAAAAAAACCCATAGCATGCAAATGGATCTACAAAACGAAATACAAGGCTAATGGTAGCAAGGAAAGAGATAAAGTTAGACTTGTTGTATTGGGTAATAAACAATAGTATGGGATTGATTATGCTGAGACATTTGCACCTGTAGCCAAACTAACTACAGTGAGGTCTCTCCTTGCTATTGTTGCTCTGGAAGGATGGCATGCATATCAAATGGACGTTAAGAATGCGTTCTTGCATGGTGATCTCAATGAGACTGTCTATATGAAGCCTCCACCAGGATATCTTGGTCCTAACACTCCCCTTACTGTGAATCAAGGGGAGTTTGCTTCTTTCCATCATACATCTCCACATATGGTATGTAAACTCAACAAAACCTTGTACGGTCTTAAACAAGCCCCTCGCCAATGGTTCACTAAACTAAGCTCTTCTCTAAAAGCTCAGGGTTCTAATCAGTCTAAGATTGATTACTCTTTGTTCACAAAGCAAGCTGGCCAAAGTTTCATTGTTGCTTTGGTCTATGTTGATGACCTAATTCTTGTTGGtaataatatcaatttgatACAAGACACAAAGCATGGTTGTCTAGCTTATTCCACATGAAAGACCTGGGATCTCTTTTCTATTTCTTAGGCATTGAGGTTGAAAGCTCTTCTCAAGGTCTCTTTTTGTCTCAAAAGAAATTTGTTACTGATCTTTTAAAATAGTTCCACATGACCAGATGTAAACCCTTGAGTCTTCCCATGGCATCCCATCTCAAACTCACCTCCACAACTAGTGATCCCTTGCCtcattctaaaatatttcaaagattgGTTGGCAAATTAATATGCCTCACCATCACTAAACCAATTACCTCATACACCATTTGTACTCTCAGCCAATTCATGAATCAACCTACTACATCCCATCTCCAAGCAGCTTTTCGTGTGCTCAAATACCTTTCCTAGTGCCCTGGTTAAGGCATACTCCTTGCTACAAAGTCTACTGCTCACCTCACTGTATACTGTGACAGTGACTGGACTGGTTGTCCATCCACacgacgccccaccaatggttTTTGCATCCTTCTTGGTGACTCTCCCATATCATGGAAGTCTAAACTCCAATTGGTGGTAGCTCGATCCTCAACTGAAGCGGAATATAGAGCCATGGCTCTCACAGCATGTGAAGTCCTTTGGGTTACTCAACTACTCAAGGAATTGGGGCTTAAAAATCTACCTTCCACTGCTCTAAATGTGACAATCATGCAGCTCTGTCCATCGCAGCCAACCTTGTCCTTTATGAGAGAACAAAACACATTGAAGTGGACTGCCACTTCATCAGAGAAAGGTTGCGTCAAGTGGCATCACTCCTTCACAAATATCCTCCTCCAGCCAACTTGCAGATGTCTTCACTAAGGTTCTTCCTATTAATCAGTAGGCTCTTTTGTTGTCCAAGATGGGAGTTCGCAGTGAAGCTCCTCTCTCATCTTGAGGGGGAGTAATGTAGATAGCAATACATATTTTGTAATCTCAAGGGTCTTTTaagttttttccttctttttggtATGCTTAGTTTGTTTTGCCAACTGTATAGGTTGTATGCTTTATCCCTTGTATATATAAGCCTTGAGGGCTCTCTGAAATGATAAGCACAAAATTAGAGGTATGTTCTTTTTTCTGATCCACGCACCTGTGCAAATAACAGAAGAATATTTTGTCATCAAACATCAATTAGGTCCCCTAACCTATTTTTTGTACTGGATCTGGATTCATCCATTGTTTTTCGTAGTCATGTGACTCATGTCATTAACTGAAATCAAATAGATCCCAAATTAGTGGGGATTTAACGAGATAGATTGCGAAGGTTAACGAATCGCATTAGAGCTTCCATAGATTTTGAGTGTTTTTGGTGAGGAGAATAAACAAAAGTAACTGATGAAGCGTATGAGCACGAGTATTCGATCAAATGGAGTCAGATTCGGTCATATTCGATTTGGTCAATTTCTAATTATGTCATTTTTTAAGTCATAGTCTTtggtaaatttttatttagaaaaatgtTCTTAAGTGTATTCAAGTATTCAACGATATACTTCATGAATCttaatgttttgatttttgatgtctcaaagtaatgaatatattaactaattattaatattagatTTAATCTCAAATTATGAAGAATCTATAAAATCACGAGTTAATGATTTTTACAAAAATGAATGAAGTTTTTAACATGCTCATTAGAAATTGTCAATAGGATTATATTAGAAATTAAGTTGTTTGATTAGaactaaattatattttttggacattcctaacttaaacaaaattagtTGTAGTTTTATATAACCACATAAAGTTGCTTACTAGCATAAATTCTTagattttaacaaattttctaaTCATCATACAATATtacaatattataaaagaattgaaaagtaCCACATGGCAATTTTATAGAGTATtgcattaattatgattttaagtaggaaaaattaccgtgaacaATCcaactttttgttaattttcttataataataccaactattgattaaccgtgaataataccaacttagaggggtattttcctaaaataatatcaactttagtttattaactaatataccaatttttttgtgttataatcacctatagtttgatttttaatatgttagacattttttaggaaaaacacccctttaagttggtattattcatggttaatcaatagttggtattattataggaaaattaacaaaaagttgtattatttacgataatttttctttttaagtattaaaggtaacttttcaaaaagatttttatcAGATCAAATCATactatcatacaatactataacggcccgtttggttagtggtactaaatagtggtaatagtattaatttatagtgtaaaatttcatcaaaagttacatgtcattcccatggtaatgaaattttaatcacaaaaaagttttttggtttacaaattttcattaccacctaataccacatctttcaatggtaatgcattggaattaattttatgaagaaaataagatgattgaagttggacaagtatgGCCATCAAgttagccaagagatttttcaaccaaaattacactaatttcaTTCAAATTACTATCATTTAATACCATCTACCAAAGGGGCCGTAAAAGGACTAAAAAATTCCACATGACAATTTTATAGAGTATTGTAttagttatgattttaagtattaaaggtaaattttcaaaaggatTTTTCTTAGATCAAATCATATAATCATACATCATATCATAAAATATGATACAATCAtgcaatactataaaagaataGGAAAATTGCAAATGACGATTTTATTGAGCTTTACCAAATGAAATCATTTTTACAGGTTAAAATGTGATTGTGGAACATTTAAATCATATTCACTATAATATGCAAttacatcaaatttttatttaaaggtatttttatactaataaatttCTGCAATACACTAGTTTGTATACTAGTAtgttataaataaaatgcattttaatttattcatcaaaTTAACAAGTTGgatgaaatgaaagaaaatcagaatgaaAAAACTCATAGAAGACCACTTTAAATAATGTGTTGATTTATATACTTAATCCTAATTTTTTGAGATTAACActatatttgaataaaaatataaaaatgagagaaaaaaaaaaaaaaaaaagagacgaaagaaataataagaaaaacttCATTTATTTTCACTTATGGAAAGATTGTAACCAACAAAATTATGACAACAAATCCATTCAAATCCTTTCATTTCAAATCTTGCCCATCTTAAATCTTTTACCAAACAAAGGAAGTTGGATCACtccctttcctttcttttcaaTTCCTCAATCCATACAGTTTAAAGGTTTGACATTAACGTTGTACCAAATTAATAAGTTAGATCCCTTGTTCTAAAAAACAATGACAAAATACAATCTTTTATGTACATCCATAATCCATAGGAGTATCTATACAAGCATGAAAATAAGATGTACAACTTAATAACTCACCCAACTAATACCAACTTTCCAGGCAGTTGATCAAATACCATCTAAAAATGAGTCTACAATAATGCAGATTATATATTTGGTCACACAAAAATAAGTTAGTTTTGCTACCCATATAAAAGACGGGCAGGCAACAGCAATTACAACAAAAGAGTTAAGCTGTCATGAGACCATGCACTTGTGACTGCCAATGCTCCTTCACCAGCCGAAGTCTCTCTTCTCTCTCTGATTCACGCCGCTTCTCCCAATACTCAGGGCACCTGCAACTTGTTCATCATGTTAATGTTCATACCAATTATTCTCATTACAAGCTTTCTAAGCAGATAATTTAGTTCTGCTGGCCAATATCcacaatttttttcaaaatcaaaaatactATATTTAGATAGCAACTTTAgtgagaaaagaaaggaaatgaAGGAAAAGGGGAAAAAATAACAGGAAAGTAACTCTTCTTTGTTAAGGAGAAGAGGAGGATAAGGAATGAAGATGAAAGTTTCCTTTCAAATCTTTCCAATTTTGGAAAGATTGATTCCTTAACAAAAATCATCTATTGAATCCCCTTCAAATTCAGCCCCTCCAAATCCCTTTCCTTtcattttgttatccaaacaagcgATCCTTCATCCCTTCAAATTCCTCCTCTTtcattttgttatccaaacaagtgAATCCTtcatccctccaaatccctccccttcctctttcattatttctttCCATCCAAACACGGTAAATCAATTAGTTTGCATTTTTACTGACTTCCAGAATTTCACCACTGTTCTTTGATTCGAGAATCCAATGAACTATGATCAGTTTGGACATACCTCTTGCTTAGCAGAAAGTTAAGTTCTTCCAATCGGATAGCATCACCATACACCCTAGACTGAATGAACATGGAAAACACAAAGATATTAGTTGTCATGAATACATTACTGTTTTATTTTTAGCCATAAATGGCTTGTTTGCTTAAAACCGGGGTAAAACTACATAACGGGCAGGGCCGCCTAGTCCAAACGTGTGGCTCATTGTATTTTTACTTGGTCTCCTTACCAATTTATAATGTATAAAAGTTGATTAAGTATCACACAAGATCATGTAAAAATTTATGATGAAAGCATTAGAAATGAAACTTCAAGTCTATGGTTTCGGTCTTCAtgcatgctagaaattaaaatattaattaaacagATTAATTCTTATTAGAATCTTCACAGCCTCCCAAATTTGAAGTTTCAAATCATAGAATTTTTGcatctaaaaacaaaaatttcaaatcGACTAGTTTTGCTAGTGTATTAATAATTagattataattattttgatagtGTACTGTCCATTTACCCCCGATTTAAATTCGTAGCTTCACCCCTGCTTAAGATTACAGGGAAACCATCTTGCCAAGTGCCAACCTCTAAATGAACCATTTTGCAATTCCTAATTAACAGAAACTGATCAGCAATAACAATAAATTCCTCAGTTTAGAACACAGAGTATTACTCCTCCATCCCTTTAATTTCTCCCGTTtcagaaagagaaaaaaaaatcgcACTAATTTGAAAATATACATTTTGAATGACGAATTCTAGAACTCTTCAGCCTAGAATCTTAATCATGTTCATAGTATTTCTTGAACTTGTGATGTTATACCTAGTCACCTAAATCCAAACAGAGCACAAATGAAACCTGCTCTTCGAAAAACCTTTTTGACATACAAAAAAGATACCTCTCGACATAAAGGACATCTCTTCCTTGGAGCAGCTGTTTTCAATCCGTCAACAATTGTCACTGAAGCAGTAGAGCAAGCACACATATAGCATAAAATATGACCACACCTAAGAGCAACTGCATCAAAAACTATATCCTGTCAACAAAAAAGGGTCAGTGAAATGAAGATTACTACCATGTTGAAAAATGATGAAATCAACATATAGAACTACATATGACTAAATACAAGAGATTATACACTCTGAGAACCGTAAAACTCGCGTGTTGTTTGATTGAAAAATTCAACAGAAATACAAACTCATAACTACTCCACTTCACTAAAAAAAATCCAAGACTCCCTGAAGTGTAAGTGTGTAACCTATAAGACACCATGAAACAAAGTTGAGCACATTGCATGAATTTATATGATTTCACCATCTAGCCAGAAGACCATTTAAGTATTGACAAACTCTATTATCTTAGATGCAAGACATAACCTCCAGGAAAGAATTATTTCTCACATATAACGACTATAGTCTAGAAAATTGCACGTACTCCATATTCAACATCATTATCTCATGTTTAgaaatgtaactaagttcaatAGTGCTTCTAACCCCAACCGAATAGATTAGAATTGTGATCATGATAGTATCATATCAACAAATGAAGTACTCATTAAGTTGGGAGCTCATATAGTAGAATAAAACTAAGTTTTTGCTCTTTGCAGTTTAAAAAGATCTAAGCTTTCAAGAGAATCAAGTTcagaattaaaattcaaaatttcagataaaacaatataaatccaGGATGCACGTGATAACGAAGGGACACTATGACATACCAAGCAAATAGGACATATTAAATTGACGTCAACTTTGAAGGAATCAAAAAGCCCACAGCTTATAGAATGATTCTCGCCATTAAACATTAGAGCCAATCCTCCAAAAAGAGCTGCATCTCCATTGGATGCTTTACTTTTCCCTCTCAAGTTGATCTGAAAAGACATGAGCTCATAGAACCAAGGAGATTGAAGGATCTCAATGTGCTTAACTTGGGCTCCTGATTTGAAAGCTCGTCCTTTCTCACATTTATGAACCTTCTCAATAAACAAATcacttgttttaaaaaaaattcatgcaTGTAACATATCATTACTCCATGATCAAACTATCAAAAGTGATTAATGAGTAAGTACTATAAATATACCTTGTCATACTTTTTCAGAATTTTCCTAAAAGCAATTGCATTAACAATTGCATAAATGAGTAGGTCTTCACTCTCTTTAATCAAAAAATCATTGTGATCTTTTAACCCATTCCCTAAGCAGTCAAAGCAAGAGTATTTCCAAATGCGCCATGGGCATGAAAATGATGCATCAAGCAACTTTTGTGCCTCTTTAccaaaatcatcaacaacaGCTGACATTTCGTCAAAGAGGGAAGGGAAGAAAATTTCATCACACACTgtcaagaaaaaataaaagttattcAAATAAGATAATTCTTCAAGTTAGTATTGATTATTTAAAGCTAAATCATCAATATAAGCTGCTATACTCATACATTACTTTTAAGCAGCATCATTTTTCATAACTATTGGCTGATGTGTTTCTTTAGCATTCTATATCCCTTCCACTTACCTGCACAATCAACAGGGAAAACAGCATCGTTTTTGGACTGAATACGACTCTTACATTGGCTAATGTGTTTCTTTAGCCTTCTATATCCAATTACAGGAAGTGTCTTCCCCAGTTGCTTCATGTAATTTTCATAACTCTTGCAGAATTTCATGCTTCCTAGTAACCAGTAAACAAAGCAAACAATTCGTCAAGTGATGAGAGGATATAGGTGCAACTTCTACTAAATGGATACATATAGATTATTGCGATTTATATAGCGTACCAAACATTATTGCTACCCCCTACATGCATTTTAGTATCTCCCCTAAAACTTGGAAGTAACAAAGttatcaagaaaccaactcaactaaaagcttaagcttatggcATAGTTACATGAAACGTGGAACGTAGCCACGTTCCGCGATCCAGGAACATCCGTCCCCAATCACCACGAAACATAGCCCAAATCGCTCAAGGTGACGTTCCGGTGTAGAAGAGGTTTTTTTAAAGGTATTCTAGactttatttacaaattaaagaaaaaaaagggagGAAAAAAGAGATGAAacctaaaaatctaaaaaaaagtcCACTAAAATTTCTTAAAGCATTATAATCATTTATACATATGTATCTCGTACCCAATCGTTTTCGAGTCAATCTAGGTTGTATTCTGTGATTCCATTTCCATTTTCCATTCTAAACCGAATGTCGTTCCAGGTAACAATGgcttatggttgaggccccatgatatattatatactctagcaTGCTcccctcacacaagagccctttgagctagaagtgtggatgcagcacacaagagccctttggactagaagtgtggatgcagcacagaCCTTCCTCATGCATGGCACTAAATATTCctctttaaatgaggggtggttgagaatTCGAACCTGTGACATATTATCACGCTGGAATCTGATACCAAacgttaaggaaccaactcaaccaaaagcttaaatttaTGATTGAGGCCCTTTGTTATATACTCTACCAAAAGTTGAATATTACTCCTACGTTCacaaatatttaaacttttgCACTATTCATACACTAACATTAACCTTGGTTATTTCAGTTATATAAAAAGACAATTAATACTCAATGAATATATGGGATTGATGGACTAATAAACGTACAAAAATAACCAAATAATCAACTGATAATATTGCTATCATGCTATGTTATTTGACTCGCCAAATTATTCAATTAGTGTAAAACAAATTGGAGGATTCCCTTCTTTCAACAAAAAAGTATCCGCATTTGACCTTTATAAATCCTCCATTTACCAAATATAGCCAATGTAGAACAGAGATTATTATCTATTGCAATTCCCCCAACTAATTTGTTACTTCAAATTACACTATCAAATCAGGCAATTAATCTAGGGTCGGaaagtaattaaattttttcaatACTTAGAAATGCTTAAGAAACGTGTAAAGAAACTTTCTATACGTTTCTCCATAACCAAAAACGTTTCGCCATAATAAAGGGACTAATATAGATTCAAGTTGGAAGGCAAGTATCCAATTTCCAGAAAAGTATTAAGTTCAATTCTGCAtgtaataaaaaagaaacaaaaaataaactCTAAATTTTTCCCTCCCATCAGTCTCGATTGAAGAATTCCGTGCTTTTTGCTACCttaaaacaattttaatttaaataaaactttataaaATGAAACAAATGGTAGGTATAGAGACTTAAAGGTAGAAACAAAAAGAACAACTTACAGATTTGAATAAGGAAAAGGAGAGGACGGCCATGGTGGTTTCACTTGGAAGAGAAAGCATTTATGGGATTTGGTGGATGCTTTTACTTTCCCTTTTTGCTGCTGCATCTTTTCCTCTACTTGCCTAAACTTGTTTTAAGAGttgagtttttttattaatttaaacgcGAAAAATAATTAGATGCAGATTCTTTCCTCCCTCATAAGGgagataattttattttagatttttggtTTCCATTTTTATACATAGGTTATTTGGCAAAATTGTTTATGGATACAAACGAATTTTAAAcaacttattattataaataagttaattttaaaCAACCTCTTTTTAGTATTAGCTGTTTAATGAACTTATAAAATTAGTTCATTAAATCAATTACTTTAATTTGCTATTAATTGTTAGCTATCAGATATTTGTTAAATACTCCTAAAATTTATTTCCTTAAATAAAAAACCTCATCAAATATACTTTTACAAAATGGTATATCCTTCAATTTACACTAAGTTTGAGTTATAGGATTAGAATTATGTTTGGACTAATCAAAGGTTGAACATTGATAAGGTCACGTCTAGAACTTCTTGAGTTTCAATTTACACTAAGTTTATACTAGCAAGTTGGTTTAGGTTCGTGTTTGTGTTGTGCCCAATCTAAGTTGGGTCAATTTTTTGTGTCAATTTAAAGTCTGATCAATCAGAGGTGAGATTTATATTAGGTCTTGTTTGTAGAATGTTGGGTTGGTATCATGTGCGTTGTGTTAAAGggataaaaattaatcaaatccAGATGGAATCCACTTGAACTCCAATTCTAAATTATTAGCTGAGAATGGATTTAATTTTTCCAGAATTTAGATAGAATTCACAAGTCTGAAAACTCTAGAATTCAAATCTAAATATATAGATCTCAcaataaaacaagtttataatagaaaataaccTTTTAAACATgtctatataaaattttatgcaTACACGTGTGTGTGATTTTAGTTTATGTCACATATAACTCTACTCATGAAAAGGAAAAGGTTCTAGTACTAGCTATATTTTATgtattccaattttttttttattttgaggtaaGAATGGAATGTACAGGGAATCAAACCTTGAAGTCAAAAATTTGAACTTCAATACAAAGTAatgatcaaaattcaaaaatctattAATTTTAAGAGAAAAATTAAGTCTTTTATACCAATTTTATATACAATgtattttttgtaaataaatagGCCGGTGAATTTGCTTTATAAACATTAATGCAATCTTTGATTctcatattttataatgtatctTGATTCTCTAGATAAAAAAGAAATTCAGATTCTATCAATTCGTTTTCATAGTAATGTCATAGAATGAAGTCAAACAGATCTCATATTAGATTTTTTTCGACATCAATCGAGTTTAAAGTTGAGCttaaattaataactaatcaaCTACACTTCAAAtttaataatcaaaatcattagaataaacaataaatacGGTTTATTTTCAAATCACTTATATAGAAGTAATTTTACGATTACCTTTACCTAAAAATTGCAATATTATCACTTTTGACTTATTTACTTgccttttaaatttttgattttcattcacttgctttaaattttgtttttgtttttgttttttattttattttgagtgtgaaattaaaaaaaaatgaatgatatttttttgTGACAATTGGATTACAATTGGCCACGCCTCAAAATCTCCCTCCATGCTCTAGCCTTACAAAAACCAGAAAAAAAACTGAATAACAAAGAAGCATTAATCTTCCTAGGATTTCAATTAATACTCTCTCTTTTTCGCAAACCCTAATTTATCAAtgtcatcttcttcatcatgcCTTACATCATCAACTCCTTCATTCAGATTGAAAAAACAAGTGTTCTTACTTCATTCTAGAAAATTTTCCACTCCTTCAAGGTTGTGTCATCCAGGTAAGCTACTAATTACTTCATTTTTTTGCTGCTTAATTGAAaaatgttgtaattttgttttcgTGTATCTCTCttaatgtttataatttaatCAAGGCAGCAATAACCAAATTAGTAGGAGAGGTATTGCTTTAAGAGGTATTGTAGCTGCTGGAATTTCAGCTATGGAGCCAGCTTCTGTTGCTACTAAACCTGTTCAAGGTAATCCATTTCTTGTGCATTTCAATAAAAGTACTTATATAGGGCATGTTTTGCTGTTCGGCGAAGTAGCCATGTTCGGCTAGCAGTAGGCGTGTTTGTTTATGGTGAACACTGAACAATTAACTGTATACCCAATATATGCATTTTGTTATATCAGATATGGATATATGTTTGCTTCTTCCTCATTTGTTTACTAAGACTCATTTCTTTTCCTTGTGGAGGGCTGAGGTTCTTGATGACTTGATGCCTTGATGCAATGCTATTTTagatttttatgctttgttgTATCACATTTTGCAGTTGTATTATACTCTCCGAGTCCCGAGTTTGCCCATATTGTGACGAGTGAGGGTAAATGGTACAGGAGGCAAAACTCATTGGGGCAGAGGAGTACAACATAAGTTGCTTGTTACGGGGTTATTGAATTCCTAATCTACAATTAATACATGGTATTTTGTTGGTCAGAGTTATGAAGATCATGTATCGATATGTGACTGTATTCATTGTCTTTCCAGGGCTGGACAGATTGACATTCAAGCCAGAAGGATATAATTTTTGGACATGGAGAGATCACAGAATACATTATGTAGTGCAAGGAGAAGGGCCTCCAATTGTTCTTGTTCATGGCTTTGGTGCTTCTGCGTTTCATTGGAGGTGTCTTCCTTGTTTTATCTCATTGCTTATGCCATTATAACTTTTCTGAATAGATCCAAGCCAATGGATTCACTGCAGGTTTCACCAATCCTTCCATAATGATTCTGTAACTTAAAACTGTAGTTGGGTGTGTACAGTATTCTGACCTTACTAACACCGTTGCATGTTCAAGTGTGAGATTTAGCTGTTGTATGAAAATATCTAGTTTTTTGGTTCTAGATAAGATTGTTCAGAATTTGACATTGGTATGAGAGGTAAGATAGAATATCAGAGCTAGTGTAATATAATTCACCAGTTAAATCGCTCTTTGCATTTGCAATTCACTCAATATGGGCCGAATAATATCACAAAACCAactataatttgcttttttcgaTTTGAAATCGCAAGAATATTTGCatattagtgaatcatgtgacagggATCACTACAACCCCGGTTGTGACATGATAGGCTTAACAAGGAAaatcattttgaataaattcttGCTTCGGCTAAATATGTATCAGCTGTTGGTGTGTGAGCTCCTGTACTTTCACGAGTGCAGGTACAACATACCGGAGTTGGCCAAAAAGTACAAGGTTTATGCAGTTGACTTGCTTGGGTTTGGTTGGAGTGAGAAGGCATTGATCGATTATGATGCCATTATCTGGAGGGATCAGGTGGTTGATTTTATCAACGAAATAGTCAAGGAACCTGCTGTTGT from Amaranthus tricolor cultivar Red isolate AtriRed21 chromosome 3, ASM2621246v1, whole genome shotgun sequence includes:
- the LOC130808733 gene encoding probable E3 ubiquitin-protein ligase BAH1-like 1 isoform X2: MSAVVDDFGKEAQKLLDASFSCPWRIWKYSCFDCLGNGLKDHNDFLIKESEDLLIYAIVNAIAFRKILKKYDKVHKCEKGRAFKSGAQVKHIEILQSPWFYELMSFQINLRGKSKASNGDAALFGGLALMFNGENHSISCGLFDSFKVDVNLICPICLDIVFDAVALRCGHILCYMCACSTASVTIVDGLKTAAPRKRCPLCRESRVYGDAIRLEELNFLLSKRCPEYWEKRRESEREERLRLVKEHWQSQVHGLMTA
- the LOC130808733 gene encoding probable E3 ubiquitin-protein ligase BAH1-like 1 isoform X1, which translates into the protein MKFCKSYENYMKQLGKTLPVIGYRRLKKHISQCKSRIQSKNDAVFPVDCAVCDEIFFPSLFDEMSAVVDDFGKEAQKLLDASFSCPWRIWKYSCFDCLGNGLKDHNDFLIKESEDLLIYAIVNAIAFRKILKKYDKVHKCEKGRAFKSGAQVKHIEILQSPWFYELMSFQINLRGKSKASNGDAALFGGLALMFNGENHSISCGLFDSFKVDVNLICPICLDIVFDAVALRCGHILCYMCACSTASVTIVDGLKTAAPRKRCPLCRESRVYGDAIRLEELNFLLSKRCPEYWEKRRESEREERLRLVKEHWQSQVHGLMTA